The window CTATCACATCAACAATAACTATGTATATTTAAGCGCTGACAGTATCCGGGTTCAGGAGCTTTATAATTGGGAGCAAGAAAGTGATACATCAGCTATAGAATACATTCTTTCCGACAGTATCATAAAGCCTTATAAAATGCAATTTGCAATTCACAAATGTGAATCTAATATCAAGTTGATTGATATGGAAGACCCGGCATTTGTAGCATTGAGTAGTGATAAAAACCAAGATTCTATATTGACAATATTAAAGAAAAAGGGAATCATTAAAAGGTTTGTTTATTAGCGACTAACACGTTTATAGATAAGAACAGAACAGAAAAGAAACATACACCCCTGAAGGGCTCGCATCAAGGCAATGCACTCCTATCTATTAATTACATTAATAGTCGCGAAGATCTTCTGATTTATTGGTGAAATGGAAAACTTCTCGGTGGATACAAAGAAACACATCTTCCATTTGTCTGAACTGGGATCCATGGGATTATGAGATAGACAGGATTATCTTCGAATAGGAATAGTAATCTAACCCATTAATTCTGATTCAGAAATTTTAACCTAAAAAAAGAGGTTGCTAAAAACAACCTCTTTTAAAGTGAGATTCTATATAACTAATCTATCCCTAAACGAATAGCCTGCTTAACAGGAGCATATCCCGTATCAGAACCTGAAATAGACAATTCACCCTTTAACAGCAAAGGTGGTTGTGCCATAAATTTAGGAGTACTTCCCCGATGCACCTGAGCCGAGTGAACCAAAAACGGGTGACATAGATAAACGGTACCAGCTTTACCGGTTGCATACACTTCTTTTTCTTTCAGGCAAGTCGTGTAACTTATTTGCAAGCTCCATAAATGAAAGACCTGCATCTCCCTCTTTAGACAATAGCTTTGCAACATCAATATGTGAACCTTCATATATGACAGTCGGGGCATCATGTTCGCTGACATCTGAATACAAAACCAACATTAACAATGCCCGTCCTTTTGATTTGACATTGACACGCCACTCAAAATAATTATTAGGATCATTACCTGGAAAACTTGCATCTACGTGCTTACCGGTATCGTTAGGCTGTCGAACAGATGGAAATCTGACAGGAAACGTGCCTACACTGCGGCAAGGAATCCATTTATCTTTTCCAATTAACTGATCAAAAGCAT is drawn from Sporocytophaga myxococcoides and contains these coding sequences:
- a CDS encoding phytanoyl-CoA dioxygenase, giving the protein MSDILSKKDIEHFIHNGFVRLDHSFTREIADAALEILWKDLPCDRANPSTWIEPVIRLGMYTNEPFVNSVNTPKLYNAFDQLIGKDKWIPCRSVGTFPVRFPSVRQPNDTGKHVDASFPGNDPNNYFEWRVNVKSKGRALLMLVLYSDVSEHDAPTVIYEGSHIDVAKLLSKEGDAGLSFMELANKLHDLPERKRSVCNR